A genomic segment from Gemmatimonadota bacterium encodes:
- a CDS encoding zinc-binding dehydrogenase — MNEYAVTFTERETAKLLPVEIDTDAIGANEVAGHTLATLISAGTELNSGYLGNNFPRQSGYAAAFKVEKVGENVADISPGDFAFCPGNHASYQRKPASQVIRLPDNLTPEIAVFARMMGVSMTTLTTTSARPPAKILITGLGLVGHLAAKNFQACGYEVYACDPVTSRRQIASETGIHNVLDAVPSENTELSGQFHLALECSGHEQALLDAAGAVRKRAEVVCIASPWRRYTDLLIHDLHRLIFFNYVAIRSGWEWELPRQPEDFRTNSVFENFAGALKWLAEGRVNVDGIYTKYDPERCQQAYQDLLHKKTERLAVVFDWAT, encoded by the coding sequence ATGAACGAATATGCAGTCACATTCACCGAACGCGAAACCGCAAAATTACTACCAGTTGAAATCGATACAGACGCGATCGGTGCAAACGAAGTCGCGGGTCATACCCTTGCAACCCTCATCAGTGCGGGCACGGAATTGAACAGCGGGTATCTCGGCAACAATTTTCCCAGACAATCGGGGTACGCAGCGGCATTCAAAGTTGAAAAAGTGGGGGAAAATGTCGCGGACATATCGCCGGGCGACTTCGCCTTCTGCCCGGGCAATCACGCATCCTACCAGCGAAAACCAGCCTCGCAGGTCATTCGCCTGCCCGACAACCTCACACCTGAAATAGCTGTATTTGCCCGCATGATGGGCGTCTCAATGACCACCCTCACAACCACCTCGGCGCGACCACCCGCCAAAATTCTCATCACTGGGCTCGGCCTCGTTGGCCATCTCGCGGCCAAAAACTTTCAAGCCTGTGGCTACGAAGTCTATGCCTGTGACCCGGTCACATCGCGGCGGCAAATTGCCTCGGAGACGGGGATCCACAATGTACTGGATGCCGTGCCATCGGAAAATACCGAACTCTCGGGCCAATTCCACCTCGCCCTTGAATGCTCGGGGCACGAACAGGCCCTGCTCGATGCAGCAGGCGCCGTGAGAAAACGCGCCGAAGTCGTTTGCATCGCCTCCCCCTGGCGTCGATACACGGACCTGCTCATACACGACCTGCATCGCCTCATCTTCTTTAATTACGTCGCCATACGCAGCGGCTGGGAATGGGAACTGCCGCGCCAGCCAGAAGACTTTCGCACCAACAGCGTCTTTGAAAACTTTGCCGGTGCCCTCAAATGGTTGGCCGAGGGCCGCGTCAATGTCGATGGCATCTACACAAAGTACGACCCCGAAAGGTGTCAGCAGGCATATCAGGACCTTTTGCACAAAAAAACCGAACGCCTCGCAGTCGTCTTTGACTGGGCGACTTGA
- a CDS encoding replication-associated recombination protein A has protein sequence MNEDLFLRPISQTEQEMADAPLAERLRPQVLDDIVGQDHLVGPGAPLRVLIESDRLPSMIFWGPPGSGKTTLARVIAGTTQSRFVSFSAVTAGIKEAREIIARAREERRLGRRTIFFVDEIHRFNKAQQDAFLPHVENGVITLIGATTENPSFEVNSALLSRTRVFVLNLLDTSHIRQVLDRAIADSEHGFPDLQIDDQALDLIAETAEGDARRSLNALETVAAAVETTGCDPTPEMVREILGRKAHLYDKTGEDHYNIISAFHKSLRGSDPHASLYWLARMMTSGEHPHYILRRMIRFASEDVGAADPRALQVALNAREAYDFLGSPEGDLSIAQATVYLATAPKSNAVYAAYNSALSDVEKHPNLPVPLHIRNAPTKLMKDLDYGKGYQYAHDDPDGYIDQVYFPDNLRDRTYYHPTDRGYEKHIRALMDWWDELRKKKSF, from the coding sequence ATGAATGAAGACCTTTTTTTAAGACCCATATCGCAAACCGAACAGGAGATGGCAGACGCGCCTCTGGCCGAACGCCTGCGTCCCCAGGTGCTGGACGATATTGTGGGGCAGGATCATCTCGTTGGACCGGGTGCGCCCCTTCGGGTGCTTATCGAGAGTGACCGCTTGCCGTCTATGATTTTTTGGGGACCACCGGGTTCGGGCAAGACAACGCTGGCTCGGGTTATTGCGGGTACGACGCAGAGTCGGTTTGTGTCTTTTAGCGCGGTTACCGCGGGGATCAAAGAGGCGCGGGAGATTATTGCGCGGGCGCGAGAGGAACGACGCCTGGGCAGGCGTACCATCTTTTTTGTGGATGAGATTCACCGTTTTAACAAGGCGCAGCAAGATGCTTTTCTGCCGCATGTGGAGAATGGTGTTATTACGCTTATTGGTGCTACTACTGAAAATCCCTCTTTTGAGGTCAATTCCGCCCTGCTTTCACGCACTCGCGTTTTTGTGCTCAATTTGCTCGATACGTCCCATATTCGCCAGGTGCTGGACCGCGCAATTGCCGATTCGGAACACGGTTTCCCCGATTTGCAGATTGATGACCAGGCTTTGGATCTCATTGCCGAAACTGCGGAGGGCGATGCCCGCCGGTCTCTCAACGCGCTTGAGACGGTTGCTGCGGCTGTTGAGACTACGGGTTGCGATCCCACGCCAGAAATGGTGCGGGAGATTCTCGGTCGCAAGGCTCATCTTTACGATAAGACAGGGGAAGATCACTACAATATTATTTCGGCTTTTCACAAGAGCCTTCGCGGCAGCGATCCACATGCCTCGCTGTATTGGCTCGCTCGCATGATGACGTCGGGTGAGCATCCACATTATATTTTGAGGCGTATGATTCGCTTTGCTTCTGAAGATGTGGGTGCTGCTGATCCGCGCGCTTTGCAAGTTGCCCTCAATGCCCGCGAGGCGTACGATTTTCTGGGCAGTCCCGAGGGCGATCTATCCATTGCTCAGGCGACGGTTTATCTCGCTACAGCCCCTAAGAGCAATGCCGTTTATGCCGCGTATAATAGCGCGCTTTCCGATGTTGAGAAACATCCCAATTTGCCCGTGCCCCTGCATATTCGCAATGCGCCGACAAAGCTTATGAAAGATCTCGATTACGGCAAGGGGTATCAATATGCACATGACGATCCGGATGGCTATATTGATCAGGTGTATTTTCCCGATAATTTGAGAGACCGCACCTATTATCATCCCACAGATCGCGGCTATGAAAAGCATATTCGCGCGCTTATGGATTGGTGGGATGAATTGAGAAAGAAAAAATCTTTTTGA
- a CDS encoding TMEM14 family protein: MIEIAQVALAIYGILLIVGGVVGKMKSGSSASLFAGAICGIAALVGYWQSLSDPAVGFLTGGLVGLLLTGIFMSRFVRTRKFMPAGLVLLLSLLVGILTMMARQEYLLNQDKPVEELTKKGQEQCPWPNV, encoded by the coding sequence ATGATTGAAATAGCACAAGTAGCACTGGCGATTTACGGCATATTGTTAATTGTGGGGGGCGTCGTAGGAAAGATGAAATCCGGGAGTTCTGCATCCCTATTCGCAGGCGCAATCTGCGGTATTGCCGCACTCGTTGGATACTGGCAAAGCCTGAGCGATCCCGCCGTCGGATTTTTGACCGGCGGACTGGTCGGATTATTGCTCACGGGCATTTTTATGAGCCGATTTGTCCGCACGCGAAAATTTATGCCCGCGGGATTGGTGCTGCTGCTCAGTCTTCTGGTAGGTATTTTGACAATGATGGCGAGACAGGAATATTTGCTCAATCAAGATAAACCAGTGGAAGAACTGACAAAAAAGGGCCAGGAACAATGTCCCTGGCCCAACGTCTGA
- a CDS encoding Gfo/Idh/MocA family oxidoreductase, with the protein MAENNKHKPIRVGVVGVGRGRSFMRAAAPTGMELVAICDTWEERLRPEGKALGVSTYVDYQAFLEHDMDAVVLANYFHEHAPFAIEALNAGKHVMSETAACHTLGEGVALARAVERSGKIYMFAENYPYTAYNQEMRRLYQKGHVGEFKYGEGEYVHPDPPEVKLGRSCGRNHWRNWIPSTYYCTHSIAPVMYITDTRPVKVNGFVIPYDFGDLTKTLHMNRADTAGVIICRMDNDAVMKSLHGALRGHGNYVRIHGNKGVMENCRNGDKYRLRVWREPWEKPKGEPVETVYRPDFPVHHDRATQAGHGGGDFFTSYHFAEAIRTGEQPYLDVYRGIDMSIAGIQAWRSALSDSAPMEVPDFRDESIRKKYERDDWSPDPTRKKPGQPPSSILGEIEPSDGAKALAKKVWASRGYFGE; encoded by the coding sequence ATGGCAGAAAATAATAAACACAAACCGATTCGCGTAGGCGTCGTCGGCGTGGGACGCGGGCGATCATTTATGCGGGCGGCAGCACCAACGGGGATGGAACTCGTAGCAATTTGCGATACCTGGGAAGAGCGACTAAGACCCGAAGGCAAAGCACTCGGCGTATCGACCTACGTAGATTACCAGGCATTTTTAGAACACGATATGGACGCCGTGGTACTCGCCAATTATTTTCACGAACACGCGCCCTTTGCCATCGAAGCACTGAACGCCGGAAAACACGTCATGAGCGAAACCGCAGCCTGCCATACATTGGGCGAAGGCGTCGCACTTGCGCGGGCGGTAGAGCGCAGTGGTAAAATTTATATGTTTGCCGAAAACTACCCCTACACGGCGTACAATCAAGAAATGAGGCGGCTCTACCAGAAAGGACACGTGGGAGAATTTAAATACGGAGAAGGCGAGTACGTGCATCCCGATCCACCGGAAGTAAAATTGGGGCGCAGTTGCGGGCGCAATCACTGGCGCAACTGGATTCCCTCGACCTATTATTGCACGCATTCGATTGCCCCCGTAATGTACATCACGGACACGCGCCCCGTAAAAGTAAACGGATTTGTCATACCCTACGATTTTGGCGACCTGACCAAAACCCTGCACATGAACCGCGCGGATACAGCGGGTGTGATCATCTGCAGGATGGACAATGACGCCGTCATGAAATCCCTGCACGGCGCGTTGCGCGGGCACGGCAATTACGTCAGAATCCACGGCAACAAGGGCGTGATGGAAAACTGTCGAAACGGCGATAAATATCGGCTGCGCGTGTGGAGAGAACCGTGGGAAAAGCCAAAAGGAGAACCAGTGGAAACCGTTTACAGACCGGACTTCCCCGTACATCACGACCGCGCAACACAGGCCGGGCATGGCGGTGGCGACTTCTTCACGAGTTACCATTTCGCCGAAGCAATTCGCACGGGCGAGCAACCCTACCTCGATGTATATCGCGGCATCGACATGAGCATCGCCGGCATTCAAGCGTGGCGATCAGCGCTCAGCGATTCAGCACCGATGGAAGTACCCGATTTTCGCGATGAATCCATAAGAAAGAAATACGAGCGCGATGATTGGTCACCCGATCCCACGCGCAAAAAACCGGGACAACCACCGAGCAGTATTCTGGGAGAAATCGAACCGTCCGATGGCGCCAAAGCACTGGCAAAAAAAGTTTGGGCAAGCCGAGGATACTTTGGAGAGTGA
- a CDS encoding menaquinone biosynthesis protein, with product MRVRLGVVSYLNSRPLVEVLRTGAIDRDFELIYGVPSRCAERLHTGETDVALIPAVEIGRGRDAYRIVPNIGIISNGPVGSVFIVLNKEPEEIRTLALDRGSRTSVVLAQIVLARQFGCQPEVFFHPPDIDAMLKRADAALLIGDPALALSRKRYRILDLGEIWTQMTGLPFVYACWTGRPDALTPYHIDKLIEAKEKSKSLIPNIAKDYAAETRTLSPAFYSEYLTRNILYNLDDAELEGLRRFYAYGVELGLMDAVPDIRFYI from the coding sequence ATGCGTGTGCGTTTGGGCGTAGTGTCATACTTAAACTCGCGGCCACTGGTTGAAGTGCTGCGCACGGGTGCGATTGATCGCGATTTTGAACTGATCTACGGCGTGCCTTCGCGATGCGCCGAACGGCTGCACACGGGCGAAACCGATGTGGCATTGATCCCCGCTGTAGAAATTGGACGCGGACGTGATGCCTATCGGATTGTGCCCAATATCGGCATTATTTCAAACGGTCCTGTTGGCAGCGTATTTATCGTACTGAACAAAGAACCCGAAGAAATTCGAACACTCGCTCTGGACCGCGGATCGCGCACATCAGTCGTACTGGCGCAGATTGTACTGGCGCGGCAATTTGGCTGCCAGCCAGAAGTGTTTTTTCATCCCCCAGATATAGACGCAATGCTCAAACGCGCCGATGCCGCCCTGTTGATTGGCGATCCCGCGCTGGCATTGTCCCGCAAACGCTATAGAATCCTGGACCTGGGCGAAATTTGGACGCAGATGACCGGGTTGCCTTTCGTCTATGCCTGCTGGACCGGACGCCCCGATGCATTGACGCCATATCACATTGACAAACTGATCGAAGCCAAAGAAAAGAGCAAGTCGCTCATCCCAAACATCGCAAAGGACTATGCAGCTGAAACCCGCACCCTATCGCCCGCATTTTATTCTGAATATCTCACCAGAAATATCCTCTACAATTTGGATGATGCAGAATTGGAAGGCTTGAGGCGATTCTATGCTTATGGTGTAGAACTGGGATTGATGGACGCCGTTCCAGATATCCGCTTTTATATTTAA
- a CDS encoding DUF3604 domain-containing protein produces the protein MIEKHDLTEEQIRRYYGWAEIDPDRAVIAGETGTWRIVYHAGKYGIDDGGVIKIAWRDVSDWQRPQFDDPAAPDYASVSTTGPATLKAVFDRQRYIRPWRYCVTIDVFDDSLSEGDTITLILGDTSGGSPGSRAQTFCKDAFEFRVSVDWCGTWVYTEVPSPKVPIVSGAPNNLVALGSSETTPGETTWIGVKAEDIWGNPCAEYRGTVKIDADGLDGLPETYVFQPEHRGVMRFENVTAPTTGIYRARIRDKNNGFEAECNPLICIETRKDAQPFWGDLHGQSEETVGTNPVSSYFRFAREKAWLDFAGHQGNDFQITEAIWNEIKHQANTQNTAGKFAAFVGWEWSGNTPSGGDHNVYYPGDDGPLHRSSHVLIEDKSDIETDCQHITDLYRALKGKDALLIPHVGGRYANLTWHDPNLETVVEVLSEWGEFEWFLKEALEKGYRIGFTCGSDDHKGRPGAAHPGSGAFGIYGGITCVYAKELTRESIWEAIKTRRCYGTSGQRILIDVTVGGQPMGSDLATNTPPEIAVSVWGTAPIEKVDIFRGTEIIYTHPQTIPRHKTDIRIAWSGQRIRARNRLVRWDGEVTIDKGRIADARGFAFDSASEGIQSASDQSVTWTSVTTGDADGIILTLDAPPDATIKFGTPVLSQALKLTEIAQGPVVIDAGGIDMQVVFEQMPTGIGRDIAFTHTENQLHPGCHPYWVRVTQIDGGKAWVSPVYVKCEV, from the coding sequence ATGATAGAAAAACACGACCTGACAGAGGAACAAATTCGCAGATATTACGGCTGGGCAGAAATCGATCCAGACCGCGCGGTTATCGCCGGAGAAACGGGCACATGGCGCATTGTATATCACGCGGGCAAATACGGGATAGACGACGGCGGCGTAATCAAAATCGCGTGGCGCGACGTAAGCGACTGGCAGCGACCGCAATTTGACGACCCCGCTGCGCCTGATTATGCATCGGTCTCGACCACGGGACCGGCGACCTTAAAAGCCGTATTTGACAGACAGCGCTATATTCGCCCCTGGCGGTATTGCGTGACCATCGATGTATTCGACGACTCATTGTCAGAAGGCGACACCATAACACTAATATTGGGTGATACATCTGGTGGAAGTCCGGGCAGCCGCGCACAAACCTTTTGCAAAGATGCATTTGAATTTCGCGTATCGGTTGACTGGTGCGGCACATGGGTATATACAGAAGTGCCATCGCCAAAAGTGCCCATCGTAAGCGGTGCGCCCAATAACCTCGTCGCACTGGGATCTTCTGAAACAACGCCGGGAGAAACCACCTGGATCGGAGTAAAAGCCGAAGACATCTGGGGCAATCCCTGTGCGGAATACAGAGGCACGGTAAAAATCGACGCCGATGGCCTGGACGGATTACCCGAAACTTATGTATTTCAGCCAGAACATCGCGGCGTCATGCGATTTGAAAATGTGACAGCCCCCACAACGGGCATTTATCGCGCACGGATCCGGGATAAAAACAATGGCTTTGAAGCAGAATGTAATCCACTAATATGCATTGAAACGCGCAAAGATGCGCAACCCTTTTGGGGGGATCTACACGGACAAAGCGAAGAAACAGTGGGAACCAATCCGGTCTCATCCTACTTTCGTTTTGCACGCGAAAAAGCGTGGCTGGATTTTGCGGGACATCAGGGAAATGACTTTCAGATTACAGAAGCAATCTGGAATGAAATCAAACACCAGGCAAATACACAGAATACTGCGGGCAAATTCGCGGCCTTTGTCGGTTGGGAATGGTCGGGCAACACACCTTCAGGCGGCGATCACAACGTCTATTATCCCGGTGACGATGGACCATTGCACCGCTCCAGCCATGTCTTGATCGAAGACAAATCAGATATAGAAACAGATTGTCAGCACATAACCGACCTCTACCGCGCCCTCAAGGGAAAAGACGCGCTACTAATCCCCCATGTGGGCGGGCGCTATGCCAACCTGACCTGGCACGATCCAAACCTGGAGACCGTAGTCGAGGTTTTATCTGAATGGGGAGAATTTGAATGGTTCTTAAAAGAAGCCCTTGAAAAAGGCTATCGCATCGGATTCACCTGTGGCAGTGACGACCACAAAGGCCGCCCGGGTGCCGCACATCCGGGCAGTGGCGCATTCGGCATTTACGGCGGAATCACATGCGTATATGCAAAAGAATTGACGCGAGAAAGCATCTGGGAAGCGATAAAAACAAGGCGGTGTTACGGCACCAGTGGACAGCGCATCCTCATAGACGTCACCGTGGGTGGACAGCCCATGGGATCGGACCTCGCAACGAACACACCACCTGAAATCGCCGTCAGTGTTTGGGGCACAGCGCCAATAGAAAAAGTGGATATCTTCAGAGGCACGGAAATCATTTATACACATCCCCAGACCATTCCCCGACATAAAACAGACATACGCATTGCGTGGTCCGGACAGCGCATCCGTGCGCGCAACCGACTCGTGCGCTGGGATGGCGAAGTAACAATAGACAAAGGGCGAATCGCAGACGCCAGAGGCTTTGCCTTTGACTCGGCATCCGAAGGCATTCAATCTGCCAGCGATCAATCAGTAACCTGGACATCGGTGACAACCGGCGATGCAGACGGCATCATTTTAACCCTGGACGCCCCGCCCGATGCAACAATCAAATTTGGAACACCCGTCTTGTCGCAAGCGTTAAAACTTACAGAAATCGCACAAGGACCAGTTGTAATCGATGCAGGTGGTATTGATATGCAGGTCGTATTTGAACAAATGCCCACAGGCATTGGACGAGACATCGCATTTACCCATACCGAAAACCAGTTGCATCCCGGCTGTCACCCCTATTGGGTGCGCGTAACGCAAATCGATGGCGGGAAGGCATGGGTGAGTCCGGTGTATGTGAAGTGTGAAGTGTGA